In Leptodactylus fuscus isolate aLepFus1 chromosome 2, aLepFus1.hap2, whole genome shotgun sequence, one genomic interval encodes:
- the TMSB4X gene encoding thymosin beta-4 — protein MSDKPDMTEIEKFDKAKLKKTETQEKNPLPSKETIEQEKQASDS, from the exons ATGTCTGACAAACCAGATATGACTGAGATTGAGAAATTTGATAAGGCCAAGCTGAAAAAGACAGAAACACAAGAGAAAAATCCACTCCCTTCTAAAGAAA caATTGAGCAAGAGAAACAAGCGTCTGACTCATAA